The Rhodoferax ferrireducens T118 DNA segment GCTCTCGAAGGGGCATCTGGTTGAGAGCGAGCATCTGCTGGACCAATTGCTCCTGCGCGGTGCCTACGTGGATGCCGAAGAAGCCCGAGCAGTCGCGCTGGCGGACGCCCCGCAGCGGCCCAAGACGCCTGTGCCGCCGCCCAATATTTTTGGCTTATGGGACAAAACCACGGATGATTTAAAAAAACTGCTGGTCAGCGTGACACACCAGGACGACTTCCCTGGCCGCATCGAGCAGTTTGCGCGCCACCTGCTGGAACTGGTTGACTGCAACGCGGACATCGCCATTTATCGATGCGTGCGCCAAGACAACGCCCAGCATTTCTATTTTGGCTATACCCATGCCGTTTATACCGCCATGCTGTGCATTTTGATGGCCCGCCATTTGAAATGGTCCGAGACCCGTTTGATGAGCCTGGTGAAGGCGGCGCTCACCATGAACCAGCCCATTCTTGATTTACAGGGGCAAATGGCGGGACAGGATGTCCCCATGAAAGACAAACAACGGGCTGCCATTCACACCCATCCGACCCAATGCGTTGAATGGCTTCAAAAAGCCGGGGTCACAGATGCCGACTGGCTGACTGCCATTGCGCAACATCATGAGCGAGCGGATGGAACCGGCTACCCGCTGGGCTCTACCGAGGTCTGCGAGATGGCGGTCGCACTGCGCGTGGCAGATACCTTCACATCAAGAATAAGTCCGCGTGTCATGCGTCCGGCGCTGTCGCCTCAGGAGGCAGTACGGCAACTGTATCAAGAGGACAAAGGTGGTCCTCTGTCAACGGCAGTCATCAAGGAGTTGGGCATTTATCCGCCCGGTGATTTCGTGAAACTTGCCTCCGGGGAACTCGGCATCGTGGTGCAACGCACGGCCAACGCGCGAGCGCCCATTGTGGCCTCCATCACCGACACGGCCGGTCGCCCGGTACCGCATACCGTGCGCCATGACACGGCGCAACCTGAATTCGCGATCAAAGCCACCGCGTCTGACAAAGTCATGCTGATGCGTTTGCCGCCCGAGCGGCTATTCGGGTTTTCATTGGCACCGCAGGCGCCGGTGGTGCGGCCCAAACCGGTGCATTAGCGCAGGTGCTCATGATGGCAAGAGCGGCCATGGATGCAAGCCGCCGGATCAGACCTCGCCACCAAAACGTTTGCTCAGGTTGGCAACCCACTGGTCGGTCATTTTTTCAAATTCCGACTTGACGAGCGGTGTAATCACCATTTTCAACAAGCCCGGCACGGGCAGCGTGAGTTCGCCCGTGAGACTCAAGACAATCTTGGTTGACTTTTTCTTGTCGGTCAATTTCCAGCCGCCCTCGATCAAACCGTTGCCTTCGCCCTTGACGGGCGTCCAGTTGATCGTGCCTTTGGCTCGGTTGGACGCGTATTTGCAGGCAAAAATGGTTTGCAGGTGGAACTGCGCGATGCCAATTTTTTCAAATTCCCAGCGAAAAGTATCCTTGCCAAGGTCCACCAGTTTGTCCACCTTGGGGTAGTGGCTGGCTGCGACAGGGATGTCAGACAACACGTCAAAGACCTCTTTGATACCGGCTTTCACTTCAAACTCGTAGCCAAGATCGACATTTACGTTAATGGTCATGGAAAACTCGCTCAATGGTTGATGGAGAGTTGCGGACAGCGCAATGTGTAGAGTCCGACTTCAAAGACCCAGCGCGGCAATGCCCGCCCGGGCGATCTGAGCATCTTCGCTGGATTTCACACCACTGACACCGACCGCCCCCAGGCACTGACCGTCTTTCATCACCGGGACCCCCCCCTCCAGCAAACCCTTGACCTCAGGCGCACTTAAAAAAGAGGCTCGTCCACCATTCACAATGTCTTCATAGACTTTGCTTTCGCGCCGGCCCAGGGCCGCCGTGTGCGCCTTGGCGGGTGCAATATGGGCGGAAATGGCAGCGGCACCATCCAGGCGCTGCAACCACAACAAGTGACCGCCATCGTCAACGATGGCAATGGACACGGCCCAGCTATTTTTCAGGGCTTCGGCTTCCGCCGCGGCCGCGATGGTCTTGACATCAGCCAGTTCGAGAATGAGTTTGGTTTTCATGGGTTAAAGAATTTTGATTGCACAGGCCTCAAGCATAGCGGCTGCCCCTTACCGCGTGGAGGTGTCCAAGCGACAAGTATCCTTACAGGCTGTAGGCGCCCGGCCCAAATAATTGGGGCGGCGGCGCTGACTGACCCTAAAATGAACTTGTTTAGGTACGGTTCAGACCACAAAGGAGCTTGACGATGACTGACAGTGTTCAATCAATTAACCGCAGCTATGGCTATGCGGCCTCAGCCGAGCAGCGCAACAAAGTGCTGCGCAACACCTACTGGCTACTGGCCCTGAGCCTGGTGCCCACGGTGTTGGGTGCCTGGTTGGGCGTGGCCACCGGCATCACGCGCTCGCTGAGCGGCGGCCTGGGTATGGTTGTGTTTCTGGGCGGCGCCTTTGGCTTCATGTACGCCATTGAGAAAACCAAGAATTCGGCCGCCGGGGTGCCGGTGCTGCTGGGTTTCACCTTCTTCATGGGCTTGATGCTGTCGCGCATGATTGGCATGGTGCTGGGTTTCAAGAATGGCCCGGAGCTGATCATGACCGCCTTTGGTGGCACGGCGGGCGTGTTTTTTGTCATGGCCAGCCTGTCCAGCGTCATCAAGCGTGACCTTTCCGGCATGGGCAAGTGGCTTTTTGTAGGTGCCATGGCGGTGATGGTTGGCGGCATCATCAACGTGTTTGTCGGATCCACGGCGGCCATGATGGCGATCTCGGTGGCAGTCATCGGTATTTTCAGTGCCTACATGCTGTATGACTTGAAGCGCATCGTCGACGGCGGCGAAACCAACTACATCAGCGCCACATTGGCCTTGTACCTGGACATCATCAATGTGTTCCAGGCGCTACTCGCCCTGCTGGGTATCGCGGGCGGTGAGCGAGATTAAGACCGCTCTGCTTCCAGAAAAAAAGACCCTTTCCGGGTCTTTTTTCTTGATGGCGTCAACAGATAACTTCAGTGCAACACAAAATTGACCGATAAAGAGACTATCTTTCTGTCACACACCATGAACGTACGCCTGCTCATCACAACGGTCACCCTGCTGCTGGCGGGCTGCGTCATCCCTGGCATGGAGCCGGACCCGAGAATCGCCCAGCGCGAAGCGGAGGCAAAGGCGATTGGCGGCGCCTGCCGATATGGGCTGCGCGGCATTGAAGACTGTTACAGCCTGAATGAAGAAGCGTCCAAAGCGGCCATCTTTGACGGCTGGAAAGACATGGACCAGTACATGCGTGAGAACAAAATTGAGGGCATTCGCGCCGCAGTCGCGAAGGTGGAACCGGTCGAGGTCATTCTGGACAACAAGAGCGCAAAGACCGATATCGCCGATAAAGAAGCGCCGCCAAAATTGACCCATAAGCCCGCGGCGGCGGCAACAGCTGCAATCGCAGCAGCTCACTGATTTTTCCCGATTGGCCCTTGCGTTCAAACTTCCAGGTCAAACACCGCCATGCTCTCCACATGCGCCGTGTGAGGAAACATGTTCACCACGCCCGCAAAAGAACAGCGATAACCCGCCTGATGCACCAGCAGATCAGCATCGCGCGCCAGCGTAGACGGGTTGCAACTGACATAGACAATGCGTTTCGGAGGCATCCAACCCACGGCTCCGACGATGGGTGGATGACCGATGGGGTCCAGCTTTTGTTGATGCAGTTCAGCCAGCGCCTGCACCAGGGAAACAGCGCCCTCGCGCGGCGGATCCACCAGCCATTTGTCAGCTGCACCGTCCTGGATCAGTAATTCAGGCGTCATTTCGAACAAATTTCTCGCTACAAAGTTAGTAGCTGCAAGCGACTTATTGACGGGGGCTAGAGCCTGATTTAGCTTAAAATTTTGACGCGATCGCGCGACCAGTGCCTCACTGCCCTCCACCCCCAGCACCTCACGCGCCTGCGTCGCAATCGGCAATGTGAAATTGCCCAGGCCACAGAACCAGTCAATCACCCGTTCATGCCTTTTTGCATCCAGCAGTCGCAGCGCGCGCGACACCAACACCCGGTTGATATGCGGATTGACCTGCGTGAAGTCGGTCGGTTTGAACGGCATGTGAATACCGAACTCCGGCAGGTCATAGCTCAACGCCTGGCCGCCCTCATCAAGCAGATGTGCTGTCTCGGGCCCGTTGGGTTGCAACCACCACTGCACCCCGGCATGCTGGGCGGCAAAGCCGCGCAGCAGCGCCAAATCGCCATGAGTCAAGGGCTCCATGTGGCGCAGCACCAGCGCTGTGACACTGTCGCCACAGGCGAGTTCGATCTGGGGACAGGTCTCCATCGCCTCCATCGCGCTTATCAATGCCCTCAGCGGCAGCAGCAGGTCGCTCACATGCGGCGGCAACACCGGGCACTCTTTCATGTCGGCCACATAGCCGCTTTTGCGCTCGTGAAAACCGATCAGCAGCTCGCCCTTTTTACGCACATAACGCACCGACAACCGGGCCCGGTAGCGGTAACCCCAGGCCGGGCCTTCAATCGGCCGCAAAATGGTGTCCGCCTTCACTTTGCCCAGGTGCCACAGGTTGTCCTCCAGCACGCGCTGCTTGACCGCCACCTGGGCGCCAACGTGCAGATGCTGCATCTTGCAGCCGCCGCAAGCACCTTCATGCAGACCAAAATGGGGGCAACCCGGCTGCACGCGCTGCGAGGACTCGCGGTGAATCGCGGTCACGACGCCCTGCTCCCAGTTGTTTTTCTTGCGGTGCACATTGGCGCTCACCAGCTCAAACGGTAACGCACCCTTGATGAACACCACTTTGCCGTCGGCACGGTGAGCTACACCCTGTGCCTCCAGATCAAGTGATTCAACCAGCAGCCAGTCGGGCGGAAAATTCTCGGTTTTATGCATGTCGTCGGTCATGGCGCTATTGTCTCAGGCACCGGATCACCCCAAAACAATTTGAGCACCGCAGAACGGATCAGCAAACCTAAATCAGGGCGTCCCGTGTGATACCGCGGTGCGCCAGATAGCGTTTGAGCTTGGCCAAAGCCTCGTTCTGGACCTGTCGCACGCGCTCACGCGTCAGGTCCAGACGCGCGCTGAGCACATCCAGCGTTTCAGGCTCGCGGTCATGCAAGCCAAAGCGCCCCTCCAGCACCTCTTTTTCGCGTTCTGACAAGGTACCAACCCACTCCTCCAGCAAACGCTCCACCTCGTGGACCTGCGTCACACCAGACGGGTCCGCCGTGATTTCATCGACCAGTGAATCCCCGAATGTCTGAGTCTCGCCCGAGCGGTCCAGGGCGGCGTCCAGGGACCTGGGCGCCTCCGCCAGGCCCAGCAAATCGGCAACATGGACCGGGTCGCGGCCCAACAAGGCGGCCACATCTTCGACTCGAATGCCATCGGGTCGACTCACCACGAACGCCGCATCACTCTCCAGCGCCCGGCGTGCCCGCAGGACCTGCTGCAACTCCCTGACCACGTTCACCGGCAGGCGCACCACCCGTCCTTGGCACATCAAGGCACGATCCACCGATTGGCGAATCCACCAAGTGGCATAGGTGGAAAAGCGAAATCCCCGCTCCGGCTCAAATTTATCAATGGCGTGCATCAGACCCAGGTTGCCTTCTTCGATCAGGTCCAACAAGGGCACGCCACGGCCCATATAGGCCTTGGCAATACTCACCACCAGGCGCAGATTGTGTTCAATCATGCTTTGGCGGGCGGCAAAGTCGCCAGCGCGGGCCCTGCCGGCAAGTTCGAACTCTTCCTGCGGCGTGAACAGGGTGGTGCGGCGCACCTGGCGCAGGTAAACGGTCAGCGCGTCACCGGACTCGCCCGCCGCGTCAAGTGCCTCAAGGCCCGCACCCGGCAGCGCCGGCGATGCGTGTTCCGACAGCCCGTGTTTTACTACTGAATCAGCAGCATACTCTCCACCATCAACGGGGGCTGGATGGCTATTTGTCACAAAATCCGACACGCCGCGTGTCGGCAGTCTGGGAGCGTTGTCAGGGCCAGGCACGGGGCTTTTTTTCATGGCCCGTTCCCGTACCCATCACCGAGCTGGCAGATACCTGGCCGGGTCGACCGGTTTGCCTTGCCGGCGAACTTCAAAATGCAACTTGACGCGGTCGCTGTCGCTACTGCCCATTTCGGCAATTTTTTGCCCCTTGCGCACCGACTGATCTTCTTTGATCAACAAGGTCTTGTTGTGGGCATAGGCGGTCAGGTAAGTGTTGTTGTGCTTGAGAATGATCAGGTTGCCATAGCCGCGCAGACCAGCCCCAACATAAACCACCCGGCCGTCGGCGGCGGCGACGACCGGGTCGCCCGCGACGCCGCCAATGTCGAGGCCTTTGTTCTTGACCTCATCAAATCCGGCCAGCACCGTACCGTTGGTCGGCCAGATCCAGTCGATATCATCGTCCGCTGTCGGGGCAACAGTCGGCCCAGGCGTCGAGCTGGCCGAAGCGGCCGCAGTGGCCGCCGACGCCGGCGCAGTCGGCACCGGCGTGGCACTGGCCGAGGTAACAGGCTTGGCGACCACCCCGCTGGCCGCACTGGCTGCTGCAGGCGGCACCACCCGCAGCACTTGGCCGACTTCAATAAGATTCATATTGTCAACATTGCTCCAGCGCGCAATATCCTTGGCGGCTTGCCCGTGCTCCAGGCCAATGCGGATCAGGGTGTCACCGGGTTTGACGGTGTAGTAACCGGGCTTGCCTGCATTCTCGAAACCAGGCAACTGCTTGACGTCCGGGCTTGCCGGTTCCACTGCCACTGGTGCAGGCTGGCCCATGCCAACCCCGCGATCTTCCACCGGCGCCCGATTGAGCGCTCTGGAGCCACACCCCCCCAGCATCCCGACGATAACAACAGCAACAAAAGCCAAGCTCAGGCGAGCACTCAAACCAGACATACAAAATCCCTTCATGCGATCCCCGATTTTAAAGGGACAAAGTGAACCGCCTCAAGCATCATTTGCCGCAGACCTTGCGGCGTACGATCAATCACCACCAGCGCTTGCCGCCCTGGCGCCCCAGCGCCGGCGGACACCGGCGCCACCAATCGCCCGCCCATGGCCAGTTGATCGATCCAGGCCTGGGGCACGGCTTCCCCCCCGGCAGCAGCGATGATGGCCGCGTAGGGGGCGCCCTTGACATAGCCCACCATACCATCCCCAAACAAAAGATGCAGGTTGGCCAGCGCCAAATGCCGCAGGTTGTGACGTGCCTTGTCATGCAAACCGCGCAGTCGTTCGATGCTGTAGACCTCGCTCGCCAACCGGCTCAACACTGCCGCTTGATAGCCGCAGCCCGTTCCGATCTCCAGCACACGTCCCAATTTGCCCGGCGCGCCGTTGCGCAGCAGTTCCAGCATACGGGCCACCACACCAGGTTTGGAGATGGTCTGTCCCAGGCCAATCGGCAGACTCGTGTCCTCATAGGCCTGATTAACCAGCGCCGTGTCGACAAAACGGTGGCGTTCAATGGCCTGCATGGCCGCCAGCACCATGGGGTCGCTGACACCTTGCTGGACGAGCTTGCGCACCATGTTCATGCGCACCGCGCTGGAGTCCATCCCCACGCCTTGGGAAAGCGGGTGGCCTGACGGCCTGGCGCCCGGGCTCTGGGCCTGTCCTGCAAACCTCGGGACGGACCGCCTGTCTGTGGGTTTACCCGCCGAGAAATCCAGCCGGACAGGAAAAGGCGGGCGCTCTTTCATGCGAGCGTCAACTTGGCGGCCGTCTGAGCCCAATACCCGAGACTGTCATGGTCGGTCAAATCCACCTTCAGCGGTGTCATCGCAATATGGCCGAGGCTGGTGGCGTGAAAATCAGTACCCTCAGCCTCGTCCTTGGCCGGGCCCGCAGCACCGATCCAGTACATGGTGTCGCCGCGCGGACTGACCTGGGTAATCACAGCCTCGGCCGCGTGGCGCCGCCCAAGCCGACACAGCTTCACATGGGCGATTTCGTCAAAAGTCAAATTAGGAATATTCACATTGAGCAGCCAGGGGCTGCTCCCGATCAGGTCTTGCTGCGACATCTGCAGAACCAGATCGCGGGCTTTACGCGCCGCCGACGCCAGATGACTCCAATTTTTCTCAACCTGGGAAAATGCAATAGCCGGTATGCCAAACAGATAACCTTCCATCGCCGCACCCACGGTGCCCGAATAAATCGTGTCGTCGCCCATATTGGCACCGTTGTTGATGCCTGCCAGCACCAGGTCCGGTCGATAGCCCAACAAGCCTGTCAGCGCAATATGCACACAGTCAGCCGGCGTGCCATTGATGTAGCGAAAGCCATTGCTGGCACGGCAGACATACATCGGGGTATGCAGGGTCAAGGCGTTCGATTTGGCGCTGTTATTTTGTTCCGGTGCAACCACCTCGACCTCCGCCACGTCCTTCAGGGCGTCATACAGTGCCACAAGGCCCGGCGCCTGATAACCATCGTCATTGCAAATAAGAATTTTCATAGTCAAACTGAGTTGATATTCATTGTAGGTGGCGCAGCAGCTTGGGCGCTCAGGTCACACGAGCGACATTTTCCGAAGTTGCGACCAACTATCATCTGCGCAACCAATTAGGAGACTTACCCTCATGCATGCCTGGCTCTGTGAAAACCCCGTGGGCGTCGATGCCCTGACCTGGAAAGAATTGCCCACCCCGAGCCCGAAGGCGGGTGAAGTACTGATTGAGATCAAGGCGGCCAGCCTGAATTTTCCCGATCTGCTGATTGTGCAGAACAAGTACCAGATGAAACCGCCCCTGCCCTTTGTGCCGGGCTCCGAGTATGCGGGCGTGGTGCAGGCCGTGGGCGATGGCGTGAGCCATCTGAAAGTCGGCCAGCACGTGGCCTGCCTGTCCGGTACCGGCGGCTTTGGCACGCACACGGTGGCACCCGCAGCACTGTGCCTGCCGCTACCGGATGGTTTTCCATTTGTGGATGCCGCCGCCTTCATCATGATCTACGCCACCTCGTACCACGCGCTGGTGGACCGGGCGCAACTGAAAGCGGGTGAGACCGTGTTGGTCTTGGGTGCCGCCGGCGGCGTGGGCACGGCAGCGATCCAGATTGCCAAAGCGTGTGGGGCCAGGGTTATCGCAGCCGCCTCGAACGATGAAAAATGCGCGCTGTGCCAGTCCATCGGGGCCGACGCCACCATCAATTACACCCGCGAGAATCTGCGCGACGCAGTCAAGACACTCACTGCGGGCAAGGGCCCGGATGTCATTTACGACCCGGTGGGCGGCGACTTCGCCGAGCCCGCCTTCCGCTCCATTGCCTGGCGCGGGCGCTATCTGGTGGTGGGATTCGCGGCCGGGCCGATTCCCGCCTTGCCGTTCAACCTCGCACTGCTCAAAGGCGCCTCCATCGTCGGCGTGTTCTGGGGCGACTTTGCCAAACGCGAACCCCAGGCCAATGCCGCCATGATGAAGGAATTGGCCCAATGGTATGGCCAGGGCAAAATCAAACCCGTCATCGACAGCACCCTGCCGATGGCGGAGCTCAAGGCCGCCTTTGCCCACATGGGCTCACGCGGCGTCAAGGGCAAACTGGTGATGGTGAACTGACCGGGTCATCGAATCAAGCCACGTCGCCAGCGGTTTTGAGCCTGGTCGCGCCAGCGCCGTCGTTTTTACAAAAATGCCTTGAGCGCCACGGTGAGAGGGGCGTGACTGATGGCTGGATATATATTTTCAGCCTCTAGCCCCCGTCCCTACTGCTTAAGCAGCTATTAATTTAAAAGCAAAGAGTTCCAGACTCTTGGCTACCGAAAGGCTCAGGCAGCTCGCAGCAGTGGCTTGGTCCGCTGGCTGGCGTGCAGCCAGGCACGGCGCAACACGGTCGGCGACTTGGTTTCTTCGGGAATCAGCAGGTAGTGTTGCGCCCGCATCGCCGTCCCCAAGCCGACGCGGCTGGTCACGACAGTCATGGGAATGGACAGCAGCAGCGGCAAGCCGACCGGCAGCAACCAGACCAGGGCAAGGGGGTCGATCACGGCGACGCCGCCAGCCAGTACCGCAATCACCAAACTCATGGGGGCGAGTTGCGCCAGCGCATAACGCCATGGCACTGCCGCCGCTTCGCGCGGAGGCGATTTCCATTCGAGCTTGAGACCGGTGAGCGCCACCACGACAAACAGCGAATGCGCCAGCATGCGAACGGGCGCCTGCAGCAAGGCAATGAGGGTTTCCAGCAGGGCGCTGCGCAGCAGGCTGGCCGTGCCGCCATAAGCCTGCTGCTGGCGGTTGAGCAGCACGGCGGCGAGACCCAGAATACGCGGCAGAAACAGCATACACAGCGTCCAGACCCAGAGCGCCACCAATTCGCCGGGCAGCAGCATCCAGTTGGAAATCATCGGCGAGCCCGACAGCCACAGCGCCGTGCCCAGCGTCATGAAGCCCAGCCACAGGGGTGCCGACAAATACGCCATGGCCCCGGTGGCAAACATGGAGCGGTGCACCGGATGAATGTCGGGCTCGGCGATCAGGCGCGAGTTTTGCAGGTTGCCCTGGCACCAGCGGCGGTCGCGTTGTAATTCGGCCAGCAGGTCGGGCGGCTGCTGCTCGTAGCTGCCCACCAGGTCAGCCACCAGCCAGACGTGGTAGCCGGCGCGGCGCATCAGTGCGGCTTCCACAAAGTCATGCGACATGATGCTGCCCGACATGCCGCCGCTGCCCGCAATGCGCGCCAGCGCGCAATGTTCCATAAAGGGTTTGATGCGGATGATGGCGTTGTGGCCCCAGTAGTGCGACTCACCCATTTGCCAGAACTGCATGCCCAACGTGAACAGGCGACCGGTCACGCGCGAGGCAAACTGCTGCGCCCGGGCGTGCAGGGTGACATGGCCGATGGCCTGGGTGGCGGTCTGGATGATGCCGGCGGTGGGGTTGGCTTCCATCAGCTTGACCATGGAGACCAGGCAGTCGCCGCTCATCACGCTGTCGGCGTCCAGCACCACCATGTAGTGGTAGTCCTTGCCCCAGCGACGGCAGAAGTCGGCCACGTTGCCGGACTTGCGGTCGGTGCGACGCTTGCGCAGACGGTAATAGACCTCGATTTGCGGCTGGTCGGGCTGGCTGGCGAGTTGGGTCCGCAACTCTTCCCAGGCGGCGCGTTCGGCTTTCTGAATCGCGGCGTCGTTGCTGTCAGACAGCACAAAGACGTCAAAGGACTGCACATGCTTTGTTAGTGCCACCGATTCACAGGTGGCGCGCAGGCCGGCAAACACCGTGCGCACATCTTCATTGCAGATCGGCATGATGATGGCGGTGCGCGTGGCGGCATCGAGCGTATGGTGCTGAACCTTTTTGGCCGACAAACTGTGGCTGTCGCCCCGCAGCATCACGTAAAAGCCCATCATCGCTGTCATGAAGCCCGTCACCACCCAGGCCGACAGCAAGGCAAACAGCGTCGCCTGGCCGTACTGCAAAAAGGCGTTGTCGTAGTCGGGCTGTATGTCCGTGAAGAGACTGGTGGCCAGTACCGTACTGATCACTGTCAGCAGCAAGAATATGGCGCGCCGGCGTCTGGCGGCTTGCTGCCACGGTGCAGGCTTGTCCGCGATCAAAGCGGCTGGAAGCGCCTGGGCCGGAACCCGCCCCGTCAGCTTGAGCACGGGAAGCAGAGCCGCACTGGCGAGGCT contains these protein-coding regions:
- a CDS encoding sigma-70 family RNA polymerase sigma factor; amino-acid sequence: MKKSPVPGPDNAPRLPTRGVSDFVTNSHPAPVDGGEYAADSVVKHGLSEHASPALPGAGLEALDAAGESGDALTVYLRQVRRTTLFTPQEEFELAGRARAGDFAARQSMIEHNLRLVVSIAKAYMGRGVPLLDLIEEGNLGLMHAIDKFEPERGFRFSTYATWWIRQSVDRALMCQGRVVRLPVNVVRELQQVLRARRALESDAAFVVSRPDGIRVEDVAALLGRDPVHVADLLGLAEAPRSLDAALDRSGETQTFGDSLVDEITADPSGVTQVHEVERLLEEWVGTLSEREKEVLEGRFGLHDREPETLDVLSARLDLTRERVRQVQNEALAKLKRYLAHRGITRDALI
- a CDS encoding SRPBCC family protein, encoding MTINVNVDLGYEFEVKAGIKEVFDVLSDIPVAASHYPKVDKLVDLGKDTFRWEFEKIGIAQFHLQTIFACKYASNRAKGTINWTPVKGEGNGLIEGGWKLTDKKKSTKIVLSLTGELTLPVPGLLKMVITPLVKSEFEKMTDQWVANLSKRFGGEV
- a CDS encoding NADPH:quinone oxidoreductase family protein, encoding MHAWLCENPVGVDALTWKELPTPSPKAGEVLIEIKAASLNFPDLLIVQNKYQMKPPLPFVPGSEYAGVVQAVGDGVSHLKVGQHVACLSGTGGFGTHTVAPAALCLPLPDGFPFVDAAAFIMIYATSYHALVDRAQLKAGETVLVLGAAGGVGTAAIQIAKACGARVIAAASNDEKCALCQSIGADATINYTRENLRDAVKTLTAGKGPDVIYDPVGGDFAEPAFRSIAWRGRYLVVGFAAGPIPALPFNLALLKGASIVGVFWGDFAKREPQANAAMMKELAQWYGQGKIKPVIDSTLPMAELKAAFAHMGSRGVKGKLVMVN
- a CDS encoding Bax inhibitor-1/YccA family protein, with translation MTDSVQSINRSYGYAASAEQRNKVLRNTYWLLALSLVPTVLGAWLGVATGITRSLSGGLGMVVFLGGAFGFMYAIEKTKNSAAGVPVLLGFTFFMGLMLSRMIGMVLGFKNGPELIMTAFGGTAGVFFVMASLSSVIKRDLSGMGKWLFVGAMAVMVGGIINVFVGSTAAMMAISVAVIGIFSAYMLYDLKRIVDGGETNYISATLALYLDIINVFQALLALLGIAGGERD
- a CDS encoding protein-L-isoaspartate(D-aspartate) O-methyltransferase; the encoded protein is MDSSAVRMNMVRKLVQQGVSDPMVLAAMQAIERHRFVDTALVNQAYEDTSLPIGLGQTISKPGVVARMLELLRNGAPGKLGRVLEIGTGCGYQAAVLSRLASEVYSIERLRGLHDKARHNLRHLALANLHLLFGDGMVGYVKGAPYAAIIAAAGGEAVPQAWIDQLAMGGRLVAPVSAGAGAPGRQALVVIDRTPQGLRQMMLEAVHFVPLKSGIA
- a CDS encoding peptidoglycan DD-metalloendopeptidase family protein: MSGLSARLSLAFVAVVIVGMLGGCGSRALNRAPVEDRGVGMGQPAPVAVEPASPDVKQLPGFENAGKPGYYTVKPGDTLIRIGLEHGQAAKDIARWSNVDNMNLIEVGQVLRVVPPAAASAASGVVAKPVTSASATPVPTAPASAATAAASASSTPGPTVAPTADDDIDWIWPTNGTVLAGFDEVKNKGLDIGGVAGDPVVAAADGRVVYVGAGLRGYGNLIILKHNNTYLTAYAHNKTLLIKEDQSVRKGQKIAEMGSSDSDRVKLHFEVRRQGKPVDPARYLPAR
- the rlmD gene encoding 23S rRNA (uracil(1939)-C(5))-methyltransferase RlmD, translated to MTDDMHKTENFPPDWLLVESLDLEAQGVAHRADGKVVFIKGALPFELVSANVHRKKNNWEQGVVTAIHRESSQRVQPGCPHFGLHEGACGGCKMQHLHVGAQVAVKQRVLEDNLWHLGKVKADTILRPIEGPAWGYRYRARLSVRYVRKKGELLIGFHERKSGYVADMKECPVLPPHVSDLLLPLRALISAMEAMETCPQIELACGDSVTALVLRHMEPLTHGDLALLRGFAAQHAGVQWWLQPNGPETAHLLDEGGQALSYDLPEFGIHMPFKPTDFTQVNPHINRVLVSRALRLLDAKRHERVIDWFCGLGNFTLPIATQAREVLGVEGSEALVARSRQNFKLNQALAPVNKSLAATNFVARNLFEMTPELLIQDGAADKWLVDPPREGAVSLVQALAELHQQKLDPIGHPPIVGAVGWMPPKRIVYVSCNPSTLARDADLLVHQAGYRCSFAGVVNMFPHTAHVESMAVFDLEV
- a CDS encoding HD-GYP domain-containing protein — protein: MLRLPRSKVQIGTPLPWSVRDEQGTLLLSKGHLVESEHLLDQLLLRGAYVDAEEARAVALADAPQRPKTPVPPPNIFGLWDKTTDDLKKLLVSVTHQDDFPGRIEQFARHLLELVDCNADIAIYRCVRQDNAQHFYFGYTHAVYTAMLCILMARHLKWSETRLMSLVKAALTMNQPILDLQGQMAGQDVPMKDKQRAAIHTHPTQCVEWLQKAGVTDADWLTAIAQHHERADGTGYPLGSTEVCEMAVALRVADTFTSRISPRVMRPALSPQEAVRQLYQEDKGGPLSTAVIKELGIYPPGDFVKLASGELGIVVQRTANARAPIVASITDTAGRPVPHTVRHDTAQPEFAIKATASDKVMLMRLPPERLFGFSLAPQAPVVRPKPVH
- the mdoH gene encoding glucans biosynthesis glucosyltransferase MdoH, with the protein product MDQPDHTLIPIGGRSVLREERHPNAVTAPPINRGSMVPRQWRGFWNSLASAALLPVLKLTGRVPAQALPAALIADKPAPWQQAARRRRAIFLLLTVISTVLATSLFTDIQPDYDNAFLQYGQATLFALLSAWVVTGFMTAMMGFYVMLRGDSHSLSAKKVQHHTLDAATRTAIIMPICNEDVRTVFAGLRATCESVALTKHVQSFDVFVLSDSNDAAIQKAERAAWEELRTQLASQPDQPQIEVYYRLRKRRTDRKSGNVADFCRRWGKDYHYMVVLDADSVMSGDCLVSMVKLMEANPTAGIIQTATQAIGHVTLHARAQQFASRVTGRLFTLGMQFWQMGESHYWGHNAIIRIKPFMEHCALARIAGSGGMSGSIMSHDFVEAALMRRAGYHVWLVADLVGSYEQQPPDLLAELQRDRRWCQGNLQNSRLIAEPDIHPVHRSMFATGAMAYLSAPLWLGFMTLGTALWLSGSPMISNWMLLPGELVALWVWTLCMLFLPRILGLAAVLLNRQQQAYGGTASLLRSALLETLIALLQAPVRMLAHSLFVVVALTGLKLEWKSPPREAAAVPWRYALAQLAPMSLVIAVLAGGVAVIDPLALVWLLPVGLPLLLSIPMTVVTSRVGLGTAMRAQHYLLIPEETKSPTVLRRAWLHASQRTKPLLRAA
- the surE gene encoding 5'/3'-nucleotidase SurE, whose amino-acid sequence is MKILICNDDGYQAPGLVALYDALKDVAEVEVVAPEQNNSAKSNALTLHTPMYVCRASNGFRYINGTPADCVHIALTGLLGYRPDLVLAGINNGANMGDDTIYSGTVGAAMEGYLFGIPAIAFSQVEKNWSHLASAARKARDLVLQMSQQDLIGSSPWLLNVNIPNLTFDEIAHVKLCRLGRRHAAEAVITQVSPRGDTMYWIGAAGPAKDEAEGTDFHATSLGHIAMTPLKVDLTDHDSLGYWAQTAAKLTLA
- a CDS encoding GlcG/HbpS family heme-binding protein — translated: MKTKLILELADVKTIAAAAEAEALKNSWAVSIAIVDDGGHLLWLQRLDGAAAISAHIAPAKAHTAALGRRESKVYEDIVNGGRASFLSAPEVKGLLEGGVPVMKDGQCLGAVGVSGVKSSEDAQIARAGIAALGL